The proteins below are encoded in one region of Silene latifolia isolate original U9 population chromosome 2, ASM4854445v1, whole genome shotgun sequence:
- the LOC141642675 gene encoding F-box/LRR-repeat protein At3g26922-like: protein MKLSSRKRNRCSEVDVGRDRLSEMPDEVILHILSFLSTFDAVRTVLLRRFGNLWTLVPTLKFDFQEFEEVLDNYQGKNDYFGQFNIFIRNVLMLHKRLSIDTFHLSLRPCEFLESKDVDDVKVWLRFALGREAKEIKFYTLCYDSFLPNFTSQSLVTLELRGFRIDPQLQVTLGSLKKLSLDSVVMCEEAFQQFISGCPSLQELRIVNPYEIEKLSFTAPNIDKLSLVHEDEYYVDDKLMLLDIPNLKSLALNVCSLPVIIDVSSVRDLHIVDFSSDDDDNEYNTMLKMFLGKFKDVEVFRLSRDAAVQFLDAIPCLCLSQNRWKCVVLELHAFSEDYFLGIYQLMRSLKDLEELHILLRVLQA from the exons ATGAAATTAAGTTCCCGGAAACGTAACCGTTGTTCCGAGGTTGATGTGGGTCGTGATAGACTGAGTGAAATGCCAGATGAAGTTATTCTCCACATTCTTTCTTTTTTGTCCACTTTTGATGCTGTCAGAACCGTCTTGCTTCGTCGTTTTGGAAACCTTTGGACTTTGGTTCCTACTCTTAAGTTTGACTTTCAAGAATTTGAGGAAGTCCTTGATAATTATCAAGGGAAAAACGATTACTTTGGGCAGTTCAACATTTTCATCCGCAATGTATTGATGCTTCACAAAAGACTCTCAATTGATACATTTCATCTTTCTCTTCGTCCCTGCGAGTTTTTGGAAAGCAAGGATGTTGATGATGTAAAAGTTTGGTTAAGGTTTGCGTTGGGTAGAGAAGCCAAGGAAATTAAATTTTATACTTTATGTTATGATTCGTTCCTTCCTAATTTCACAAGTCAATCTCTTGTTACACTTGAACTCCGTGGTTTCAGAATTGATCCCCAACTTCAAGTCACCTTGGGCTCTCTAAAGAAGTTATCGCTTGACTCTGTCGTTATGTGTGAGGAAGCATTCCAACAATTTATATCTGGATGCCCTTCCTTACAAGAACTCCGTATTGTGAATCCTTATGAGATAGAGAAGCTGAGTTTCACTGCTCCAAACATTGATAAATTATCTCTTGTTCATGAGGATGAATATTACGTGGACGATAAACTCATGTTGCTTGATATCCCCAACCTTAAAAGTTTGGCTCTGAATGTATGCTCCTTACCAGTCATCATTGATGTTTCTTCTGTTCGTGATTTGCACATTGTAGATTTTTCCAGTGACGATGATGATAATGAATATAATACAATGCTTAAAATGTTTTTGGGGAAGTTTAAAGATGTTGAAGTTTTCCGACTGTCACGTGATGCTGCAGTG CAATTCCTCGACGCAATCCCATGTTTGTGTCTTTCACAAAATAGATGGAAGTGTGTGGTTTTGGAATTGCATGCGTTCTCTGAAGACTATTTCTTAGGCATTTATCAGTTAATGAGAAGTTTAAAAGACTTGGAAGAACTCCATATTTTACTCAGAG TATTGCAAGCATGA